Proteins from one Trichoplusia ni isolate ovarian cell line Hi5 chromosome 9, tn1, whole genome shotgun sequence genomic window:
- the LOC113497337 gene encoding uncharacterized protein LOC113497337 gives MNHYVKIALVMCACLALTSAQFRTFDYDFGFGSSYNAPAYNSFAAAARDPRANTGPVLFPPSPSGDPTQTSGVVVGASGFGFVPPGSQGPAIPRFFYRRRLYLRR, from the exons GCGTTAGTCATGTGCGCGTGCTTAGCACTTACATCGGCGCAGTTCAGAACCTTTGACTACGACTTTGGTTTCGGTTCAAGTTACAATGCCCCGGCTTATAACAGTTTCGCGGCGGCTGCCAGAGATCCAAGGGCTAACACCG GACCAGTGCTGTTCCCTCCATCCCCCAGCGGGGACCCCACCCAGACCAGTGGCGTGGTGGTAGGAGCGTCCGGCTTCGGTTTCGTGCCCCCCGGCTCCCAAG GACCAGCGATACCCCGGTTTTTCTACAGAAGACGCCTTTATCTAAgaagataa